TTTTAGTAGACGCTTTTAACATGACAAACAACCCTGCTTTTGCCAAATATTATGGCAATTTCCTTTGGGGTGATATCGGTGCTTCAGCCGCTGCCGCTAATGACGGTGATGGTCAGTTCGCCGGATTCAACTTTGCACTTGACAAAAAACTTACACTCGGTGCCATCCTTGCAAGAAACGACTTCAAGGGTGCCGGTATCTCGAGTGTTTCGATGACTAACAGCCTCGTAACCATCCTCAATGGTTTACCAGGAACCGGAAGAAATGCTGTCAACCTCGACAACAACTTCCAGCTTCTCGGTGCTTATGCTCTTTCTGATGCTACAGTTCTTGGTCTTGGTGTTTCCTTTGCTTCCACACAGAACGATTTGACACCCGCTACTGGTACTGCAGACAAATCCTCAGCTTCACAGCTCGGATTAAACCTTGGACTTATCCAGCATTTCTCAAAAGACAACGGTCTTGATTTCTCATTCTCTTTTGTTTCCGGAAGTGCTAAAAATGAAGCTGCCAAGACAAATAAAGTATCTGCTTCAACCATCGGTGTTGGTGCAAGATACTTCCACAACATTGGCAAAGGTTTCTCTTTTGTCCCTGTAGTTTCCTTCACAACAATGAGCGGAACTGTTGATGTTGCCGGTACAAGCACTGATATGGATTCATACACCAATTTGGGTGTTGGCGCTGGTCTTAACTATACTACCGGTGACCTTTTCCTCGCTGGTGGTGTTAGCTTCGCTACTGAATCATGGACTTCCAAAGCAACCACAACTGCTCCTGAACTTACAAAAAACCACATGTGGTTCCCAGTTTGGAATCTTGGTGCAGAATTCAAAGTCACCGAGTGGATGAAAGCAAGACTTGGTTACAAAGTTGCTACCAACAAAGACAAAATGGAATCAGCTGCAACCGCAACAACCAAAAACGAAACTGTTGCTACCATGTTCGACAGAACCGGTGTTACACTCGGTCTCGGATTCAAATTTGGAAGCTTCAACCTCGACGCTACAGTTAATGACGAAGTTTTGAGACAAGGTTTCAAAAACCTTTCAACAGGTGGTGTTAACACATTTGGACATATTTCAGCAAGCTACGCTTTCTAAGATATCATCAAATTTTATTCCCCAAAAAGGCTGTCTGAAAAGGCAGCCTTTTTTTATATTCATTCTGATTAAATTTACTCTCGCTTTTTTTTAATTTACACTCCCCTTGTGCAAAATGAATGAATAACTACAAAATTATCATCCAGTATGACGGTTCCGGTTTTCAGGGATGGCAGATCCAAGCCAAGGGTAAAACTGTACAAGGCGAAATCAAAAGGGCTCTTGAAGTACTTCTTAAACATGAAGTGGTGCTAACAGGTGCCGGAAGAACAGACACGGGTGTGCATGCCCTCGGTCAGGTTGCCAATTTTAAGAGTGAACAAACTCTCGATTTTTATCGATTCAAGCACTCGCTTAATTCGATGCTCCCCTTCACAATAAGAATTCGAAGCATGGAAAGCGTTCCTGAGTCGTTCAACTCAAGATTTGATGCTTTATCGAGATCGTATGTCTATTTTATCTCGAACTCCCCTTCCCCATTTAATTTCAGGTTCATTTACAATTATCATTATCCGTTGAATGTGTCGCTTTTGAACATTTTATCACGCCCGTTGACCGGTATGCATGATTTCTCTTCTTTTACTAAATACGCCAAAGACCGTGAAAATTTTGATTGCAACATAAAGTCATTAAAATGGACCAGGATCAAGGATAATGTCGTTTTCTTCATAGAAGCTGACAGATTTCTACACGGCATGGTAAGGGCTATAACAGGCACGGTGTTGAGACTGGCAAAAGAAGGCGGAACCGAAAATGACATGAATGACATCCTCAATTCCAAAAACCGGGAAAAAGCATTTGGTTCGGTACCTGCTAAAGGGCTGTTTCTATATAAAATTAAATATCAGGTATAATATTGCTCACCTTCCGAAAATCAGTCACAATCAATGTAAATAAGGAAAAAATATTTAATTTTCACCTTGATACCACAAATATCTCAGTTATCTCTCCCCCCTTCCCAAAAGTATTAAAAGTGGAAATGAGTGAGAAACCCCTGAAAAAAGGGTCAAAAGTCAGTCTCGAAATCGATTTTCTTCTTTTCAGGCAGAACTGGCTAATAAAAATTTCCGAGGTAATCTCGGGCTCGCTGATTACAGACCTGCAGGAAACAGGTCCCTTCAAATTTTGGGAACACAACCACAGATTTTCCGGTGAAGATGGTGCCGTGGTCATGATGGACGAAATTAGATTCCTTCCACCGTTCGGAATATTTGGGTGGCTTGCTCTTCCTTTTGTATATTTACAACTCTATTTAATGTTTTCTGACAGACATCGAAGAACCAAAAAATATCTTGAGAGGTAACAGAATTTGGATTTTTTTGCAGAGATTCATCCAAAAGCAGTACATTACCCGGTCGCTTTGCTTAGCATCTATCCGCTGCTTTTAATTATTTACAACTTTTACAAAAATGAGGTTCTTGCAAAATCAGCACTTTTGATGCTTGCCGGTGGAATCGCCGGTGTAGTATTTGCCCTGTTCACAGGAAACAGTGCGTTTCAATCTTTTGTGCAGGCAAATTCATCCCACCCTCAAATAAAGATGATTACCGAACTCATAGAAGTTCACGAGGATTTTGCAACAGCTCTAACTTTTGTCTTTTCTGCTGCCTTTGTGCTTAATTTCCTCTTTTTCGTAAAAATGTACATAAAAAAGGAAGCTGACTCGAAGTTTGTCGTAAATGCTCCGCGCATTCTTCTCGCTTTATCGGCACTCGGACTCTATTTCCTCTATAAAACAGCAGAGATTGGCGGAAAACTGGTTTTTGATTATGGTGTCGGCACCAAAAATTTCCATGTGAATTAATGAAAAAATTTACCTTTATCCTTTTGTTACTCTTATCCTTTACTGCCTTTGCCGGTGATCCGGGCGAAAGCAGAGCGAAGGGCTATTTCTTTGCCTTGGGGGTCGGTCCCCGGGTTCCATTTGGCAATTTTAGTTCGAAAACCATAATGGGCTACGGATTCAACGCCGAGCTGTCATATGTGGACAACAAAATAATGCCCTACTTCATCTTTGGCAGAATTGGTTTTGAACAGTTTCCGGGCAGTCAGGACTACTATCAGGATACAGAATATTCCCATTACAGCATGCAATACCTCCCCCTCTCAGTGGGTGTCAGGCACTACTTCCCTCCGATTCTGAAAAATGTGTTCCTGCTTACTCCTATCGCCGAAGTTTCAGGCTCGATGATTATCTTTCAGGAACTGCACGATTTTAAACAGGGAATTAATAAAAACGGCTATATCGAAGACGGTGTGCGGTTTGGAGGAAGTGCCGGATTTGGAGTCTCCGCGTTTGTACTTGAGGCAATGGCATCCTATAACATTTATAACGACAGTCACTTCATTTCGTTTGATCTGAGGGTCCGACTTCCTTTGTTTGTTTCATTCTAATCAGGAAATTTCAAATGAATTACAATTTTCTTCTGTTTTCACTCGAAAATAATATCGCCACAATCACAATTAACAGACCCGACAAACTAAACGCCCTCAATGGCGATTTGTTGAATGAACTGGAAAATCTCATCGACCTTGTAAAAGAAAACAACGAAGCCAAAGTGGTTATTATTACGGGTGCCGGTGAGAAGTCATTTGTTGCCGGAGCCGATATTTCCGAGCTGGCAAAACTCTCTGTTTCAGAGGCAAGAAAATTTGCCCTCAAGGGTCAACGAATTTTTTCAAAAATTGAGACACTCGGGAAACCCGTGATTGCAGCGGTGAATGGTTTTGCCCTGGGTGGCGGCTGCGAACTTGCCCTTGCCTGCCATATCCGTTTCGCTTCTGCCAATGCCTTTTTTGGGCAGCCGGAAGTGAACCTTGGCACTATTCCGGGATACGGAGGCACTCAACGTCTTGCCAGACTTGTAAACACCGGTAGAGCTCTTGAAATGATTCTTGGTGGAGACAGAGTCTCAGCCTCCGAAGCGTTTGCAATGGGACTTGCGAATAAAGTGTATGAAAAAGAAGAACTCCTCTACAAAACGATGGAATTTGCCCAAAAACTGGTTCAAAAACCCGCCCATGCTCTGAATTACGCTCTTAGTGCAGTTCTTGCCACTAACGAACTAAATCTTGATGCCGGACTCGATTTTGAAGCATCTCTCTTCGCACTGAGTGCAGGTACGGGTGACTTTAAGGAAGGGACTTCTGCTTTTCTTGAAAAAAGGAAGCCCGAATTTAAGGGGAATTAATTGCCGGGTTCGCACAGTTGATCAGATTTAAACTCGTTATCATCTTTCTTTTGGTGGTTGCCAATATCTTTGTCTTTTTCAATTACAAAGAGGCAAAAACCGCGGAGAAAAAGGCGGTTGTTGAGGCTTTTCCGGTCAAAAAGCGACCACTCTCCCCCTTTATCGTCGATTCAGTTCTAAAGGCGACCCTGACCGAATTCTCAATCCCCGATTCTTTTTATGTGAAAAGTAAAAAGAAAAAGAAATTCCACAAACTTTTTGTACCTGAAGATTTGCCTCTTCCGACAATTGAAAATATCATATATAACAAACTGGGTGAGTTCGAAGGAAAGGTTAAGGCAGGGTATAATAAAAAGGAGAAAGGGACACTTTTTTCGATTCCTTTTGGTGATACCCTGAACTATGCATTTTTGGTACAAAGGAAGAAGGGGTACACAAGGTCTTCATCGGTTATTTCAATCGTGATCAGCGGATACGAGAAATCTTCCGAAGAAACTAAAAAATATCTGAGAGATTATCCTGAACCATATGTCATTCTGCTAAAACCCACAAAAAGTGTCCAGGTTTTATCTAAAGACTTTGACGATCAACAGCTCCCTTATGCCGTTCTGGTAGGAAGTGACGATGCCGACCTCGAATTCAGGATATCCGAAAACCACCCGAAAAAAAGAATTGAAACAACGATTTCAGGTCTCATTAATGCCTTTCCGAATTCAGCTTTTTTCTATGTTGATCATTCTTCCGCTCTCGGCAATTCTGTAATTCTTCCCTTTGTCAAAGAAAAATTTGAATTGAAAAAGAAGCTGCTGATCAAATCGAATATTTTCATTCCTGTCAGTGGAAACGATTCAACGGAGACTGTGAATGCTTTTAATGAAGAATATTCAAAAAACAGGAAGAAACACAATCTCGTATTTATCCTGAAACCTGAGTCAATCATCTGGCTCGAGGGAGAGATAAAAAAACTCCGTAAAAAGGGGGTTAAAATATCAGGAACATTCGAGACAGGCGGACAAACAGCCCCAGCTACTCCCTGATTACCACCATACCTTTGTCATTCACTTCAACCACTCCCCTCATTAATGGTTTGGGGATGGTCTTTACAATTTCCTCCATGTCACCCACCAACACAATCTGCATGTTTTCGAGTAGCATATACTTGTTGGCAGCGGTAATTGCCTGATCGATATTTATTTTACCATAGCCCTTCCTGCTGACACTATAGTAATCAAGTGGCAAATCCCGTTGTATGAGAGACCTCTGAAGCGCCGAAACCATACCGTAGGTCTCAAACATAAATGTATCACTTCGGGTCGACTGGTTTTTAACAAACTCAAGCTCTTCTTCGGTTATATTCTTCCTGATCAGATTCATCTCTTTCAGTATTTCAATAAGTGCTGCTCCGGTGTTTTGAGTATCAACTGAAGTGCTTATGATATACTGGCCTGAGTATTTCATCATGTACATGAAGGAGTGAATCCCGTAGGTGAATCCCTTCTCTTCACGCAGATTCTTGATAAGTCTGCTGTTGAAGTGTCCCCCGAAAATATTGTTTACCAGGGTGAATGCGAGATCATCAACCGAAAGTTTCAACGGATCCAGAGGAAACCCGCCAAGCATTTCTGTTTGTGGAGCGTCTTTTCTGTCCAATATGTATATTCTGAGGTCGCGAAGTGAATAGTCGGTATCAACCTTTTCGGGATCGTGAACTCCCAGTCTCCCCTTAAAGTTTTTCTTTATCGAATCTTCAACAACTGACCAGTCGAGATCGGTCACCACAGTGAAGACAGGCCTGACGGGTTCAATTCTTTCTGCATGGAAAAAGGTAACATCCGAAAGTGTCATTTCCTCTATCGATTCCTCGGTTGCGGCGAGAGAGGTATATGCGTTTGGTCTCCCCTGAACAATTTTACCTAAAAGTCTCCATGCCATCGCCTGAGGCTGGTTTTTAGCCTGCTGGATTGCATTTCTGATCTTGTCTCTCTCCCGTTCAAAATCCTCAAGTTTGAAATGTGGATCGTAAACCACCTCGGACACTAATTTCATCATCAGGTCGAGGTCATCTGAAAGTCCGCTGATGCTAACCTCGAAATTGTCGCTTCCTGCCATTATACTGAGTGAAAGTCCCCTGCTTTCAAGAAGTGCATTAAGCTGCAGGGAATCCCATTCTCCTGCGCCTTCATCGAGAAGTGCCGCCGTAAGCTGTGCGAGTCCCTCTCCACCAACAGGATCATACTTTGATCCGGCTTCCACAATAAAGGTCACCACGGTGATCGGCAGACCCTCTTTCTTTTGAAATATCACCCTCGAGCCATTCTCAAGGAAATATTCCGGAAATGCAGGTGGTACATAGTCACTCTTTTTAGACGGTGCAGGTGCCTTTGATCTGTCAAGTGTATTTATCATTTTCCACCTCCGGGTACAATCAACAACCTGGCATAATTTTCTGTTGTATATTTCAATGCCACTGCTTTCAACTCATCTGCATCGATGGATTCTATCGTCTTCAGGATATTTTCCATCTCATTAGGATTACCTGTGTAAAAATTGTACTCGTTCATTCGCGAAGCAATTGCATTCACACTCTGCATATTATAGATCGCTTGAACTTTATAGTTATATTTAATTCTTTGCATCTCTTCTGCTGAAATTTCGCTGTTCAGCGCTTTGTGCAACTCATCAATTATCTCCTTCTCCATCTCTTCAGGTTCAATTCCGGGTTTCACTAGGGCGGTCAGAAGGTTCATACCGTGATATTTTCCGGTGTAGTTGGAAAACTCGATGTTTTGCAGAGACTCATCTGTAAAGACAAACTTTTTGTGCAGACGGGAGTTTTTTGATGAAGTCAGGAAATCGCCTGTAAGCGCAAGAGCTATGTCTTCGCGGGTAAATGCAGTTGTTGAAGGCCAGGCAAACATCAGTTTTGGAAGGTAAACTTTGTCGACAAATACTTCTTTTACGGTTTCCCGGAGTGAAAATTCTTCCACTTTTTCTGGTGCCGGTGGAGGGACAGTACCTTTTATTTCGCCAAAATATTTGTTTATGAGTTCTTTTGTTTGGTCAATTTCGATATCTCCGCCAACCACAAGAGTGGCATTGGAGGGAGAATAAAATGTGTTAAAAAATTCCCTTACATCATCCAAATCAATCGATAAAATATCGTTCATGTATCCTATTACCGGTCTCCGATAAGGGTGACCTTCAGGATACACAAGTTTCAACAACTTCTCGAAACCAAGACCGTAGGGTGCATTATCGTACCGTTCCAGTCTTTCATTTTTTACTACATCTATTTGATTTGAAAGTGTTTCCTGAACAAGCGCAGGGAGGAACCAGCCCATTCTGTCTGATTCGAGCCACAAACCGAGTTCGAGGTGTGTGGATGGTAGTTTGTCGAAATATACTGTCCTGTCGAATGTTGTGTTGGCATTCAGGTTACCGCCGGTCTCCTGAATATAGTGAAAATGTTTCCCTTTCGGAACATTTACAGACCCCTGAAACATCATGTGCTCGAAGAGATGCGCAAGTCCCGATTTACGGTTTCCTTCATTTGCACTTCCGGTTTTGTAAAGCAGGTTGATTGAAACAATCGGATTTTGATTGTCCCTTGTAAGAATTACTTCAAGACCATTGTCCAGGAAATATTTCTCATAATTAATGTTAATCATTTTACCCTCATTAGTTGAGTATTTTTAGAATCCTGTCTCCTCTAATTGATCCCAGCAAACGGAAAAGATCGCTGAACGGGATCTTGTTATCCCAGGAGAACAGGACAAAAACCGCCTTGCCAACGATCATATTGCGTGCAACGGGACCCCAAAATCTTGAGTCAGAAGAGTCATCCCTGTTATCACCCATCATGAAATAGTAGTCTTCCTGGAACTCGTACTCATCAACTGCCTTGTCTTTTATAAACACCTGACCGTTGGTTATCTTTACCACTTCCTCACCAAATTCCCTGTTGATGAAGTGCTGCCATCCGATTGCGGACTGAGGCGTAAGTTTTACCTTGGCGCCTTTTTTAGGCACAACAAAAGGACCAAAATTGTCAGGGTTCCAGTTCTCGTAACCCGGGAACATGTATGCAGCAATTCTTGGATCGTTCTGAGAGGCCCCGTACTGAATGTATGGTGGAAGTGGTGCCGGTTTACCGTTTACAAATACTACCTTGCTACGAACGACAAGTGTGTCCCCGGGCAAGCCGATGCATCTTTTTACATACTGAATATTCTCAGGATTCGGTCTGAATTCCCCTTTTTCGCCGGGGAAATCGAAGACAACAATGTCACCTCTGTCAGGGTCTGTGAAGATATCCCAACGAAAGTGGGGTATTTTAATCTCTGTGTAAGGAATGAATTTCGGTGAATTGATTCCGTAGATGAATTTGTTTACAACAACAAAATCACCCACTAAAATTGTACTCTCCATCGATGGAGTGGGAATTCGGGTGTTCTGAAAGAAAAATGATATAATAAAGAGTGCTGCAACAAAAGCTTGAAGCAATGACTTCAGCTCTTTTTTTACATTCAAGATTTTTTCTCCAAATTAAAATGTAAATTTACGAAAAGAGGAGTTATTAAGAGGTTGAAAGTTTTGTGACCTTGTGGTTTCAAGCCCGTTTTTTCAGACTTTTAAGCAATATTTCATTGACAACTGCAGGATTTGCTTTTCCCTTCGTTTCCCTCATGATTTTACCCACAAAGAAACCCGCAACTTTCTCTTTACCGCTTAAATACTCCTGAACCTGTGCCGGATTTTCATCGAGGAGTTTTTCAACCACCTGCTCAAGTTCGTCCGTATTCGATATTTGCATCAAACCTTCTCTCTCCACTATTTTATGGGGATCTGTCGGTTCATGTAACATCATTGCGAATACTTCCTTGGCAATTTTACCCGAGATAACGCCTGATGTTATCAGATTTACGAGTTCTGAAAGTCGTTTGGGTTCTATTATGAATCCGGTAAGCAAAATCTTTTCTTCATTGGCAACCTTCAAAACTTCAGTCATTATCCAGTTGCTGATCTCTTTGTAATTCTGAGTGTGTTTTACACATTCTTCAAAGTAATATGTGTAGTCCGGTTGTTGAGTCAGAATTGATGCATCATATTGAGGAAGATTGAAAACGGTTTCGTATCGTTTCTTCTTCGCTTCAGGCAACTCAGGTAACGATGATTTCACCCTCTCAAACCATTCATCATCTATTTCGAGCGGCATCAAATCCGGATCCGGGAAATATCTGTAGTCGTGCGAATCTTCTTTAGATCTCATCGGGGTTACAATTCCCCTGTCAGCATTCCAAAGAAGTGTCTGCTGCACTATGCTTCCGCCATCCTCGAGAATGTCTATCTGCCTCTCGATCTCAAAATTGATAGCCCGTTCGACATTTCTGAAGGAGTTCATGTTTTTTACTTCTGTTTTGGTGCCCAGCTTTTGTTCACCACGCAACCTGACTGAAATATTGGCATCGCATCTCAAAGATCCCTCTTCCATATTGCCGTCGCAAATACCGAGGAAAAGAAGTGTTTGTCTCAGCTTTTTCAGATATGCTGCAGCTTCGGCACCACTTCTCAGATCAGGTTCACTAACAATCTCAATGAGAGGGACACCGCACCGGTTGACATCCACCAGGGTGCTCTCTCCTCTGTCATGTATCGACTTCCCCGCATCTTCTTCCAAATGAGCTCTTGTTACTCCAATCTCTTTTATCGTGCCATCTTCCAGCTCGATTTTCACAACACCTCTGCCCACAACAGGTAAAGAGAATTGTGAAATCTGGTAGCCTTTTGGCAGATCGGGATAGAAATAATTTTTCCGGGCGAAGATGGAATGGCGGTTCACTTCAGCATCGAGTGCAATCCCGAGCCGGATGGCAAACTCGACTGCAGTTCTGTTTAATACCGGCAGTGTTCCGGGGTGTCCGAGACAAACGGGACAGAGATTACTGTTCGCGTTTTCTGAAAAAACCGATGAACAGCCACAAAATATTTTAGTTTTTGTCTTGAGTTGTGCATGAACCTCCAATCCAATTACAGGTTCATATTTTTCAAGCAGGGAGTGAAATGTCATGCTCTATTTTTTTGAGTAAATGGCATTCCCGTAGGGCGAGAGGGTTAATTTTATCCTGTCCTCGAATTGTTCAGTCTCTCCGGAAAACGCCTCGGTGTAAACTCCCGAGTAATTACCCAACTGAAGTTCTATCGTTTTTTCTTCTCCGGATAAATTGAAACAGGCAAGAACATTGCTGTCATCAGCTTCACGCATAAATGCGATTACTTTACCATCAAGATTCTCGTCAAGTCGAACCAGATCACCACCTTTAATCCCCTTGTATAAAGCAGGATTAACTTTTTTAAGTCGCGAAAGGGTCCTGTAGAGTTCTGTCATTTTATTTTTTCCGTTTTTATTCATCAAATCAAATCTTCGTATTTTTGCTGTTGGAATGTCTAAACTGATATGGCCGCAACATTCCGGCTCAGCCAGCATCACCTTTATTTTGAACAGTCAGGAACTTAAGGTTTTAAGCTGCTGTTCTAATACTTATATGGTTTATGCTCAAAAGTAACCTGCTAATTTAACGATATTGACCAACATAAAAAACAGCTAAAATTAATATTTTTTTTAGTAGGGAAGTAATAATTATACCAGAATTAGTAATAAATTTATATCTTTACATTTGAGAATCAGAAAATTTAATTCGCTCTTTATTAATAATAAAACCGTTTATTCAGATGAAAATTTATTTCAGAGAAAACCAGTTAGCTTACTTAAACCAGATCGCTGCGAATACAGTGGGTCATTCCAACTTTACTCTCCTTGTAGGTAAAAGAAAAGTTGGAAAAACCACACTGATAAAACAGTTTCTGAGAGCAAATGCCGGTGCTTACTTTACAATTAGTAACAAATCGTCATTCCTGCAATTACAGGATATTTCAGAGTACCTGAAATCTTATACCTTTCCTGACAGTTTCATACCTAATTTCCAAAGTTGGGGTAACTTCTTCGAATTTCTGTTCTATATCGCTCGAAACAGACCTGTTAATATAGTTATTGATGAGTTTCATAACTTTGAATTGATCGAATCTGAAGCATTTGACGAGTTAAGAAGAGCCTGGGACACACACTCTAAAAATTCCATGCTCAACCTGATCGTTGTTACTTCAAATATCGATTTCATGAAAAGAAAATTTGAGGGTGAAGACAGCCCGTTATTCAGGATTAACAACCACTTTATCAAACTTACTCCTTTCCGCCTTTCGGATGTGATTGTTATTTTCAGGATGAACAATTCGAAATTGTCAACCAACCAGATTATCGACCTTTACACAATTTTTGGCGGTCTACCCAAGTATTACTTTCTTATTGAAAGGCATCACCTGTGGAACAAAGACCTTGAGACTATTTTGAAGGAACTGGTATTTGTCGATTTTGCTCCGCTCGCCTACGAATTGAAGGAATTGCTCATCAATGACTTCACTAGAGGCAATAAAATATATCTCTCCATCCTCCAGGCAATTGCCGCCGGATTCACAAAGATGTCTGATATCGCAAAAACCGTGAACATTCCGGTAACGAA
This genomic window from Ignavibacteria bacterium contains:
- the truA gene encoding tRNA pseudouridine(38-40) synthase TruA, whose translation is MNNYKIIIQYDGSGFQGWQIQAKGKTVQGEIKRALEVLLKHEVVLTGAGRTDTGVHALGQVANFKSEQTLDFYRFKHSLNSMLPFTIRIRSMESVPESFNSRFDALSRSYVYFISNSPSPFNFRFIYNYHYPLNVSLLNILSRPLTGMHDFSSFTKYAKDRENFDCNIKSLKWTRIKDNVVFFIEADRFLHGMVRAITGTVLRLAKEGGTENDMNDILNSKNREKAFGSVPAKGLFLYKIKYQV
- a CDS encoding enoyl-CoA hydratase/isomerase family protein, with protein sequence MNYNFLLFSLENNIATITINRPDKLNALNGDLLNELENLIDLVKENNEAKVVIITGAGEKSFVAGADISELAKLSVSEARKFALKGQRIFSKIETLGKPVIAAVNGFALGGGCELALACHIRFASANAFFGQPEVNLGTIPGYGGTQRLARLVNTGRALEMILGGDRVSASEAFAMGLANKVYEKEELLYKTMEFAQKLVQKPAHALNYALSAVLATNELNLDAGLDFEASLFALSAGTGDFKEGTSAFLEKRKPEFKGN
- a CDS encoding insulinase family protein, with product MINTLDRSKAPAPSKKSDYVPPAFPEYFLENGSRVIFQKKEGLPITVVTFIVEAGSKYDPVGGEGLAQLTAALLDEGAGEWDSLQLNALLESRGLSLSIMAGSDNFEVSISGLSDDLDLMMKLVSEVVYDPHFKLEDFERERDKIRNAIQQAKNQPQAMAWRLLGKIVQGRPNAYTSLAATEESIEEMTLSDVTFFHAERIEPVRPVFTVVTDLDWSVVEDSIKKNFKGRLGVHDPEKVDTDYSLRDLRIYILDRKDAPQTEMLGGFPLDPLKLSVDDLAFTLVNNIFGGHFNSRLIKNLREEKGFTYGIHSFMYMMKYSGQYIISTSVDTQNTGAALIEILKEMNLIRKNITEEELEFVKNQSTRSDTFMFETYGMVSALQRSLIQRDLPLDYYSVSRKGYGKINIDQAITAANKYMLLENMQIVLVGDMEEIVKTIPKPLMRGVVEVNDKGMVVIRE
- a CDS encoding insulinase family protein → MININYEKYFLDNGLEVILTRDNQNPIVSINLLYKTGSANEGNRKSGLAHLFEHMMFQGSVNVPKGKHFHYIQETGGNLNANTTFDRTVYFDKLPSTHLELGLWLESDRMGWFLPALVQETLSNQIDVVKNERLERYDNAPYGLGFEKLLKLVYPEGHPYRRPVIGYMNDILSIDLDDVREFFNTFYSPSNATLVVGGDIEIDQTKELINKYFGEIKGTVPPPAPEKVEEFSLRETVKEVFVDKVYLPKLMFAWPSTTAFTREDIALALTGDFLTSSKNSRLHKKFVFTDESLQNIEFSNYTGKYHGMNLLTALVKPGIEPEEMEKEIIDELHKALNSEISAEEMQRIKYNYKVQAIYNMQSVNAIASRMNEYNFYTGNPNEMENILKTIESIDADELKAVALKYTTENYARLLIVPGGGK
- the lepB gene encoding signal peptidase I, which encodes MNVKKELKSLLQAFVAALFIISFFFQNTRIPTPSMESTILVGDFVVVNKFIYGINSPKFIPYTEIKIPHFRWDIFTDPDRGDIVVFDFPGEKGEFRPNPENIQYVKRCIGLPGDTLVVRSKVVFVNGKPAPLPPYIQYGASQNDPRIAAYMFPGYENWNPDNFGPFVVPKKGAKVKLTPQSAIGWQHFINREFGEEVVKITNGQVFIKDKAVDEYEFQEDYYFMMGDNRDDSSDSRFWGPVARNMIVGKAVFVLFSWDNKIPFSDLFRLLGSIRGDRILKILN
- the gatB gene encoding Asp-tRNA(Asn)/Glu-tRNA(Gln) amidotransferase subunit GatB, producing the protein MTFHSLLEKYEPVIGLEVHAQLKTKTKIFCGCSSVFSENANSNLCPVCLGHPGTLPVLNRTAVEFAIRLGIALDAEVNRHSIFARKNYFYPDLPKGYQISQFSLPVVGRGVVKIELEDGTIKEIGVTRAHLEEDAGKSIHDRGESTLVDVNRCGVPLIEIVSEPDLRSGAEAAAYLKKLRQTLLFLGICDGNMEEGSLRCDANISVRLRGEQKLGTKTEVKNMNSFRNVERAINFEIERQIDILEDGGSIVQQTLLWNADRGIVTPMRSKEDSHDYRYFPDPDLMPLEIDDEWFERVKSSLPELPEAKKKRYETVFNLPQYDASILTQQPDYTYYFEECVKHTQNYKEISNWIMTEVLKVANEEKILLTGFIIEPKRLSELVNLITSGVISGKIAKEVFAMMLHEPTDPHKIVEREGLMQISNTDELEQVVEKLLDENPAQVQEYLSGKEKVAGFFVGKIMRETKGKANPAVVNEILLKSLKKRA
- a CDS encoding alpha-glucosidase C-terminal domain-containing protein, with translation MTELYRTLSRLKKVNPALYKGIKGGDLVRLDENLDGKVIAFMREADDSNVLACFNLSGEEKTIELQLGNYSGVYTEAFSGETEQFEDRIKLTLSPYGNAIYSKK
- a CDS encoding AAA family ATPase gives rise to the protein MKIYFRENQLAYLNQIAANTVGHSNFTLLVGKRKVGKTTLIKQFLRANAGAYFTISNKSSFLQLQDISEYLKSYTFPDSFIPNFQSWGNFFEFLFYIARNRPVNIVIDEFHNFELIESEAFDELRRAWDTHSKNSMLNLIVVTSNIDFMKRKFEGEDSPLFRINNHFIKLTPFRLSDVIVIFRMNNSKLSTNQIIDLYTIFGGLPKYYFLIERHHLWNKDLETILKELVFVDFAPLAYELKELLINDFTRGNKIYLSILQAIAAGFTKMSDIAKTVNIPVTNLTKYLYELEKKKRLIERQLPVNTSDDAKSKFGRYFIRNYFENFWFRFIQPDIINFEMGEYDKMLVTISDKLGEYVNSRLGIFVREIFHDYQKSPYIQYLFPFEITSVGSVWNRRDTIEIVVVSESARAVLYANLVLQDEPLNKYDVNLASTQFFKFKNLYANYSKRYLLITKNGLDEGAEAFCKQKNISTIDINVFFDALVSDTVDADAQIIEIVV